Proteins from one Bacteroides zhangwenhongii genomic window:
- a CDS encoding glycogen/starch synthase — protein MVKDLLTPDYIFESSWEVCNKVGGIYTVLSTRANTLQEKFRDRIFFIGPDVWQGKENPLFIESDNLCAAWKKHALEKDELSVRVGRWNIPGEPIVILVDFQPFFEKKNDIYTEMWNRYQVDSLHAYGDYDEASMFSYAAGKVVESFYRYNLTETDKVVYQAHEWMTGMGALYVQEAVPEVATIFTTHATSIGRSIAGNNKPLYDYLFAYNGDQMAQELNMQSKHSIEKQTAHYVDCFTTVSEITNNECKELLDKPADVILMNGFEDDFVPKGSTFTGKRKRARTLMLNVANKLLGTNLGDDTLIVGTSGRYEFKNKGIDVFLESLNRLNRDKNLHKNVLAFINVPGWVGDPREDLQERLKSKKNFDTPLEVPFITHWLHNMTHDQVLDMLKYLGMGNRPEDKVKVIFVPCYLDGRDGIMNKDYYDILLGQDLSVYASYYEPWGYTPLESVAFHVPTITTNLAGFGLWVNSLKNQRGINDGVEVLHRSDYNYSEVADGIKDTITLFADKTEKEVKEIRKRAAEVAEQALWKHFIQYYYEAYDIALRNAMKRQFS, from the coding sequence ATGGTAAAAGATTTATTAACCCCCGATTATATCTTCGAGTCCAGCTGGGAAGTATGTAATAAAGTAGGAGGGATATATACGGTCTTGTCGACCCGGGCAAATACATTGCAGGAAAAGTTTCGTGACAGAATTTTCTTCATAGGTCCCGATGTGTGGCAAGGAAAGGAAAACCCTCTGTTCATCGAGTCGGATAATCTGTGTGCTGCTTGGAAGAAGCATGCGCTTGAGAAAGATGAACTTTCTGTTCGTGTCGGACGATGGAATATCCCTGGTGAACCCATAGTCATTCTTGTTGATTTCCAACCTTTTTTTGAGAAAAAGAACGATATATACACTGAAATGTGGAATCGTTATCAAGTAGATTCGTTGCACGCTTATGGCGATTACGACGAAGCTTCCATGTTTTCGTACGCTGCGGGAAAAGTGGTAGAGAGTTTCTATCGTTATAACCTGACAGAGACGGATAAGGTGGTATATCAGGCTCACGAATGGATGACCGGAATGGGAGCGCTTTATGTACAGGAAGCTGTGCCTGAGGTGGCTACTATTTTTACAACCCACGCTACTTCTATCGGCCGTTCAATTGCCGGTAACAACAAACCGTTGTATGATTATCTATTTGCTTACAATGGTGACCAGATGGCTCAGGAACTGAATATGCAGTCGAAGCATTCGATTGAAAAGCAGACAGCACATTATGTGGATTGCTTTACGACAGTAAGCGAAATTACCAACAACGAATGTAAGGAATTGCTGGATAAACCGGCAGATGTAATCCTTATGAACGGTTTTGAGGATGACTTTGTGCCGAAAGGAAGTACATTCACCGGAAAGCGTAAACGTGCACGTACCTTGATGTTGAATGTAGCGAACAAATTGTTGGGAACAAATCTGGGTGACGATACGTTAATTGTCGGAACCAGTGGAAGATATGAGTTTAAGAATAAAGGAATCGACGTATTTCTGGAATCGTTGAACCGCCTGAACAGGGATAAGAACTTGCATAAGAATGTGCTGGCGTTTATCAATGTCCCCGGTTGGGTAGGTGATCCGCGTGAAGATTTGCAGGAACGTCTGAAAAGTAAGAAGAATTTTGATACTCCGCTTGAAGTGCCGTTCATTACCCATTGGCTGCATAACATGACGCATGACCAGGTGTTGGATATGCTGAAATATCTTGGAATGGGCAACCGTCCGGAGGATAAAGTGAAGGTGATATTCGTTCCTTGCTACTTGGATGGTCGTGACGGTATCATGAATAAGGATTATTATGATATATTGCTCGGACAGGATTTGAGCGTATATGCTTCTTATTATGAACCGTGGGGGTATACTCCGTTGGAAAGCGTTGCATTCCATGTGCCGACAATCACTACAAATCTGGCCGGATTCGGACTTTGGGTAAATAGCCTGAAGAACCAGCGGGGCATTAACGATGGAGTGGAGGTGCTGCACCGTTCGGACTATAATTATTCGGAAGTGGCGGATGGTATCAAAGATACAATTACACTATTTGCCGATAAGACAGAAAAAGAAGTGAAGGAAATCCGCAAGCGTGCCGCAGAAGTAGCGGAACAGGCTTTGTGGAAACACTTTATACAATATTATTATGAGGCTTATGACATTGCTTTGCGCAATGCAATGAAGCGTCAATTTAGTTAA
- a CDS encoding V-type ATP synthase subunit K has product MEMNLFIAYIGIAVMVGLSGIGSAYGVTIAGNAAIGALKKNDSAFGNFLVLTALPGTQGLYGFAGYFMFQTIFGILTPEITAIQASAVLGAGIALGLVALFSAIRQGQVCANGIAAIGQGHNVFSNTLILAVFPELYAIVALAATFLIGSALA; this is encoded by the coding sequence ATGGAAATGAATTTGTTTATTGCCTATATTGGCATCGCGGTTATGGTTGGTTTGTCGGGCATTGGTAGTGCTTACGGAGTAACTATTGCAGGTAACGCTGCTATCGGAGCATTGAAAAAGAACGACAGTGCATTCGGTAACTTCCTTGTATTGACAGCCCTTCCGGGTACACAGGGACTTTACGGTTTTGCCGGTTATTTTATGTTCCAGACTATTTTTGGTATTTTAACTCCTGAGATTACGGCTATTCAAGCGTCTGCCGTTTTGGGTGCAGGTATTGCTTTAGGCTTGGTAGCTTTGTTCTCGGCTATCCGTCAAGGACAGGTTTGTGCAAACGGTATCGCTGCTATCGGTCAGGGACACAATGTATTTAGCAACACATTGATTCTTGCTGTATTCCCGGAACTTTATGCTATCGTTGCTCTAGCTGCAACCTTCTTGATCGGTAGTGCATTAGCATAA
- a CDS encoding glycosyltransferase family 1 protein produces MKIKVSNVNIPNWKEVTVKSRIPVELEKLSEIARNIWWAWNFEATELFRDLDPELWKECGQNPVLLLERMSYEKLEALTKDKVILRRMNEVYTKFRDYMDVKPDSQRPSVAYFSMEYGLSSVLKIYSGGLGVLAGDYLKEASDSNVDLCAVGFLYRYGYFTQTLSMDGQQIANYEAQNFGQLPIDRVLDADGKPLVVDVPYLDYYVHANVWRVNVGRISLYLLDTDNEMNSEFDRPITHQLYGGDWENRLKQEILLGIGGILTLKALGIKKDIYHCNEGHAALINVQRICDYVATGLTFDQAIELVRASSLYTVHTPVPAGHDYFDEGLFGKYMGGYPAKMGITWDDLMDLGRNNAGDKGERFCMSVFACNTSQEVNGVSWLHGKVSQEMFSSIWKGYFPEESHVGYVTNGVHFPTWSATEWKKLYFKYFNENFWFDQSNPKIWEAIYNVPDEEIWQTRMTMKNKLVDYIRKSFRDTWLKNQGDPSRIVSLMDKINPNALLIGFGRRFATYKRAHLLFTDLERLSKIVNNPDYPVQFLFTGKAHPHDGAGQGLIKRIIEISRRPEFLGKIIFLENYDMQLARRLVSGVDIWLNTPTRPLEASGTSGEKALMNGVVNFSVLDGWWLEGYREGAGWALTEKRTYQNQEHQDQLDAATIYSILETEILPLYYARNKKGYSEGWIKVVKNSIAQIAPHYTMKRQLDDYYSKFYCKQAKRFHALAANDNAKAKEIAAWKEEVVAKWDSIEIVSCDKVEELKKGDIESGKEYTITYVIDEKGLNDAVGLELVTTYTTADGKQHVYSVEPFNVIKKEGDLYTFQVKHSLSNAGSFKVSYRMFPKNPELPHRQDFCYVRWFV; encoded by the coding sequence ATGAAAATCAAAGTTAGTAATGTGAATATTCCCAACTGGAAAGAGGTTACTGTGAAATCACGTATACCGGTAGAGTTGGAGAAGTTGTCTGAAATTGCACGCAACATTTGGTGGGCATGGAATTTTGAAGCGACAGAACTGTTTAGAGATCTAGATCCGGAACTTTGGAAAGAATGTGGTCAGAACCCTGTGCTGTTGTTGGAACGCATGAGCTATGAAAAGCTGGAAGCTTTGACAAAAGACAAGGTGATTCTGAGAAGAATGAATGAGGTTTATACGAAATTCAGAGACTACATGGATGTGAAGCCGGATAGCCAGCGTCCTTCTGTTGCCTATTTCAGTATGGAATATGGTCTGAGCAGTGTCCTGAAAATATATTCCGGTGGTCTGGGTGTATTGGCCGGTGACTATCTGAAAGAAGCTTCCGACAGCAATGTTGATTTGTGTGCGGTAGGTTTCTTGTATCGTTACGGTTACTTTACGCAAACTTTGTCTATGGATGGACAGCAGATTGCTAATTATGAAGCGCAGAACTTCGGACAGCTTCCTATCGACCGTGTGCTCGATGCAGACGGCAAGCCGTTGGTAGTAGACGTTCCTTATCTGGATTATTATGTTCATGCTAACGTGTGGCGTGTAAATGTAGGACGTATCTCTCTGTATCTGCTGGATACGGATAATGAAATGAACAGCGAGTTCGACCGTCCTATCACTCACCAGCTCTATGGTGGAGATTGGGAAAACCGTTTGAAACAGGAAATCCTGCTGGGTATCGGTGGTATCCTGACTTTGAAAGCACTAGGTATCAAGAAAGATATTTATCATTGTAACGAGGGACACGCTGCACTGATCAATGTTCAACGCATCTGTGATTATGTAGCTACCGGATTGACTTTCGATCAAGCTATCGAGTTGGTTCGTGCTTCTTCTCTTTATACGGTTCACACTCCGGTTCCTGCCGGTCACGACTATTTCGATGAAGGTCTGTTTGGTAAATATATGGGTGGTTATCCTGCTAAAATGGGTATCACTTGGGACGACCTGATGGATTTGGGACGTAATAATGCCGGTGACAAGGGCGAACGTTTCTGTATGTCTGTTTTTGCTTGCAATACTTCTCAGGAGGTGAACGGTGTAAGCTGGCTGCACGGCAAAGTGTCTCAGGAAATGTTCTCTTCTATCTGGAAAGGTTATTTTCCGGAAGAAAGCCATGTGGGATATGTGACGAATGGTGTTCACTTCCCGACTTGGAGCGCAACGGAATGGAAGAAATTGTACTTTAAATATTTCAATGAAAACTTCTGGTTCGACCAGTCTAATCCTAAGATTTGGGAAGCTATCTACAATGTGCCTGATGAGGAGATCTGGCAGACTCGTATGACCATGAAGAATAAGTTGGTTGACTACATCCGTAAGTCATTCCGTGATACTTGGCTGAAGAATCAGGGAGATCCTTCACGTATCGTTTCATTGATGGATAAAATCAATCCGAATGCATTGCTGATCGGTTTCGGTCGTCGTTTTGCTACTTACAAGCGTGCGCATCTGTTGTTCACCGATTTGGAACGTCTTTCTAAGATTGTGAACAATCCTGATTATCCGGTTCAGTTCCTGTTTACAGGTAAGGCTCATCCGCACGATGGAGCAGGACAGGGCTTGATCAAACGTATCATCGAGATTTCACGTCGTCCGGAATTTTTGGGTAAGATCATCTTCCTCGAAAACTACGATATGCAGTTGGCTCGTCGTCTGGTTTCCGGAGTTGATATCTGGTTGAATACTCCGACTCGTCCGTTGGAAGCATCCGGTACATCCGGTGAAAAAGCCTTGATGAACGGTGTTGTTAACTTCTCTGTATTAGACGGATGGTGGCTGGAAGGTTACCGTGAAGGTGCAGGTTGGGCGTTGACTGAAAAACGTACTTACCAGAATCAGGAACATCAAGACCAGTTGGATGCTGCTACTATTTACAGTATCCTTGAAACTGAAATCCTGCCGTTGTACTATGCTCGTAACAAGAAGGGATATTCTGAAGGCTGGATTAAGGTTGTGAAGAATTCTATCGCACAAATCGCTCCTCATTATACAATGAAGCGTCAGTTGGACGACTATTATAGCAAATTCTATTGCAAGCAAGCAAAACGTTTCCACGCTTTGGCTGCCAATGACAATGCGAAAGCGAAAGAAATCGCAGCATGGAAAGAGGAAGTGGTTGCTAAATGGGATTCTATTGAAATCGTATCTTGCGATAAGGTAGAAGAACTGAAGAAAGGCGATATCGAAAGCGGAAAAGAATATACAATCACTTATGTAATCGATGAAAAAGGTCTGAATGATGCAGTAGGACTGGAATTGGTTACTACTTATACGACTGCAGACGGTAAACAACATGTTTACTCGGTAGAGCCGTTCAATGTGATAAAGAAAGAAGGCGACTTGTATACATTCCAGGTTAAACATAGCCTGTCGAATGCAGGTAGCTTCAAGGTGTCTTACCGTATGTTCCCGAAAAATCCGGAACTTCCACATCGTCAAGACTTCTGCTATGTTCGCTGGTTTGTTTAA
- a CDS encoding V-type ATP synthase subunit I: protein MITKMKKLTFLVYHKEYEEFLNSLRELGVVHIVEKQQGAADNTELQENIRLSNRLAATMKLLQNQKHEKNAVIATEGGTAGRGMQVLDEVDALQTEHGKLSQQLQSYAKEKEALEAWGNFEQADIQKLKAAGYVIGFYSCSEGNYKEEWETEYNAMIVNRISSKVFFVTVTKAGQEVDLDVEQAKLPAYSLARLETMYDTTEQAIEENEKKLVALSETEIPSLKAALKELQGQIEFSKVVLSSEQAAGDKLMLIEGWAPAFSQVEIEAYLNDAHVYYEITDPVPGDNVPIRLNNKGFFAWFEPICKLYMLPKYNELDLTPFFAPFFMIFFGLCLGDSGYGLFLFLGATAYRLIAKKLTPSTKSILSLIQVLAVSTFFCGLLTGTFFGANIYDLDWPIVQRLKHAVLMDNNDMFQLSLILGAVQILFGMVLKAVNQTIQFGFKYAVATIGWIILLVSMAVSALLPEVMPMGGTVHLIILGISAAMIFLYNSPGKNIFLNIGLGLWDSYNMATGLLGDVLSYVRLFALGLSGGILAGVFNSLAVGMSPDNVIAGPIVMVLIFVIGHAINIFMNVLGAMVHPMRLTFVEFFKNSGYEGGGKEYKPFKN from the coding sequence ATGATTACGAAAATGAAGAAACTCACATTCCTGGTTTATCACAAGGAGTACGAAGAATTTCTGAACAGTCTGCGTGAACTTGGTGTAGTCCACATTGTGGAAAAACAGCAAGGGGCTGCCGATAACACGGAACTGCAGGAGAATATCCGTCTTTCCAACCGCCTGGCAGCTACAATGAAGTTGCTCCAGAATCAGAAGCATGAGAAGAATGCCGTGATTGCAACGGAAGGTGGAACAGCCGGACGCGGGATGCAAGTGTTGGATGAAGTGGATGCTTTGCAAACGGAACACGGGAAGTTGTCTCAACAGCTACAAAGCTATGCGAAAGAAAAAGAAGCGTTGGAAGCGTGGGGAAACTTTGAGCAGGCAGATATTCAGAAATTGAAAGCTGCTGGTTATGTGATAGGTTTTTATAGCTGCTCGGAAGGAAACTACAAAGAAGAGTGGGAGACGGAATACAATGCGATGATTGTGAACCGTATTTCTTCCAAAGTATTCTTTGTCACGGTAACGAAAGCCGGACAGGAGGTAGACTTGGATGTGGAGCAGGCAAAACTTCCAGCATACTCTTTGGCACGCCTTGAAACGATGTATGATACGACGGAACAGGCGATCGAAGAGAATGAGAAGAAGCTCGTTGCATTGTCTGAGACGGAAATTCCTTCTTTGAAGGCTGCCTTGAAAGAATTGCAGGGACAGATTGAATTCTCTAAAGTCGTGCTGAGTTCCGAACAGGCCGCCGGTGATAAACTGATGTTGATTGAAGGATGGGCTCCTGCATTCAGTCAAGTGGAAATCGAGGCTTACCTGAATGACGCACATGTGTATTATGAAATTACTGATCCGGTTCCGGGCGATAATGTTCCTATCCGATTGAACAACAAAGGATTCTTTGCCTGGTTTGAACCGATTTGTAAATTGTATATGCTTCCGAAATATAATGAGCTGGACTTGACACCGTTCTTTGCTCCGTTCTTTATGATTTTCTTCGGACTTTGTCTGGGAGATTCGGGATATGGTTTATTCCTGTTCTTGGGAGCTACGGCATATCGGTTGATAGCGAAGAAACTGACTCCGTCTACAAAATCAATCTTGTCATTGATACAAGTATTGGCTGTTTCGACCTTCTTCTGCGGTTTGCTGACGGGTACGTTCTTCGGAGCGAATATTTACGATCTGGACTGGCCTATCGTTCAACGCTTGAAACACGCTGTTCTGATGGACAACAATGATATGTTCCAGCTGTCGTTGATTCTGGGTGCTGTCCAGATTTTGTTCGGTATGGTGCTGAAAGCGGTAAATCAGACGATTCAGTTTGGCTTCAAATATGCGGTGGCGACAATAGGATGGATTATTTTGTTGGTTTCGATGGCTGTTTCGGCTCTGTTACCGGAAGTAATGCCGATGGGAGGCACAGTGCACCTTATCATTCTGGGAATTTCGGCTGCTATGATTTTCCTTTACAACAGTCCGGGAAAGAACATTTTCCTGAATATCGGACTGGGGTTGTGGGATTCGTACAATATGGCTACCGGTTTGTTGGGTGATGTCCTGTCATACGTCCGTCTGTTTGCTCTCGGACTTTCCGGAGGTATTCTGGCAGGAGTGTTCAACAGTCTGGCAGTAGGTATGAGTCCGGATAATGTAATAGCAGGCCCTATCGTGATGGTACTGATATTCGTTATCGGTCATGCCATCAATATCTTTATGAATGTACTCGGTGCAATGGTTCACCCGATGCGTCTGACGTTTGTCGAGTTCTTCAAGAATTCCGGATACGAAGGAGGCGGTAAAGAGTACAAACCTTTTAAAAACTAA